The DNA sequence GGACGTGCCCAATCTGACGCCGTGGCGCCGCGCCACCTGCGGCGACATGACCTCCACCTTCAACTTCGCCGGGCGTCCCGACCCCACGGTGCCGCCCATGTTCGACGGCTACAGCCGCGTGGGGCCCGCCGTGCTGCAGTGCGGCGGAAGCATGGGCCTGGGGTTCGTCAACATGGGCGCCTCGTATCCGGTGCCGCCGAACAGCATGCCGGTGCAGGAGCCGGGCACGAGGGGAAGGCCGTCGGGGATGGCCTGACTCCGCTCGATGCCGCGCGTGACGGTGCCGTTCGCGGCATGATGGACCGTGCAGGACGGAGGCGATGCGCGGTGGATCGCGACGATGCGCAGCCCGGCGGCGATGCGACGCTCGGGTGGCTCTATGCGATGGTCGAGGCTGCGGAGGAGGCCGACCTGATCGAACGGGTCGACGACGAGCGGCGCAACGGGGAGTTCGTGCGCCTGCTGCGCGACGAACACTGCGTCGACGTCGACGCCGAGGACGAGTCGACGCTGGCTGACGGACCGGGGGAGAGCCGTGAGCAGGATTCCGATGAGGAACCGCCCTGGTCTGCGGGGCAGGTGGTCGGCATGATCGAGCACCTGCTGGGTGCGACGGAGGTGTGGCCGGGGCGCGCGTCCGACGAGACCGACGCGTACCCCGGCGGAAACGAGGGGCCGGAGGAATGATCCGGCCAGACCGTGCGAGGTCGCACGCGTGCGGCACTTCAGGCCAGGAACACCGCCAGGTCCGTGCGCATGGCGGCCGGGTCCGCATCGGGCGTCGGCTCGGTCACGTACACCTCGAAGAACCGCGTGGTGGGCGTGTGGCCGGCGGAGGCGACATCACCCATGAACCGGCCCCACGCTTCGCCCAGTCCGTCGTACGAGCCCAGGTGGCTGGTCGCGGCCACGCGCCCGGCGGGGATCGCCGAGGCGACCACGGTATAGCCGTCACCCAGGTCCAGGGGCCCGGCGAGCGGCGCGGTGACGGGGACGCCGACTGCCATGTCGACGGTGTCGGTGGGCATCCGCGTGTGCAGCGCCAGCGCCGGTCCGGCGGGCGTGGTGCCCGCGGAGGCGAGCGCGGGGAACAGCCGCGGGAACACCGCGTCCATCAGCTCGGGCATGCGGGCCAGGGGAAAGTCGCGGACCTCCACCACGGCCAGCGGAACCTCGGGGCCGTCGAGGACGGTGACGCCGTCGTACGCGTCGGCGGGGAAGTACGGATGCGGTGCGGTCATGGCCGGCTCCTTCCGGTGGGAGTGCGTGCGGGTATGCAGACCGGGCGGCTCCGCGGGAATCATCGCTACCGGAATTCTCCGGGAGTCTTGCCGGTCCACCGCTTGAACGCACGGCGGAAGGCGCTCGGCTCGGAGAACCCGAGGCGTGCGGAGATGACGTCGACGGACTCGCCCGCATCGAGCCCGGCCACCGCGTACTCCTGCAGCACCGATTCGCGCAGCCGGCCCAGCGACGTGCCCTCCTGGCGGAGCATCCGGCGCAGCTGCGGTTCGCTCACCGCCAGCGCCGCCGCGACGTCGGATGCGGTGGGCTGGGTGCCGCGGATGCCGAGCTCGACGATCCGCCGCGCGCGTGCGGTCAGGCCGGAGTCGTAGTCGCGCCGGGACAACAGCCGGCCGGGGGAGTCGCGCAGGAAATCACGCAGCGAGCGCTCGTCCTGCACCACCGGGCTCGCCAGGTCGGCCGCGGCGAACGTGATCGCGGGGTCGCGGCTGCCGAAGGTGATGGGGATGCCGAACATGTGGTGGTACGCGACGACGTCGACGGGTGCGGGGTCGGTGTAGGGGAGTTCGACGGAGGACGGCTCCAGCCGCCGTCCGGTGAGCCAGGCGGCGAACCGGTGCGCCAGCAGCAGGCCGAAGTCGGCGACGACGGAAGCGTCCTCCCACGCGTCGGCGCCCGCCGCGGGCAGCACCGAGGTGTCGAACCAGAACCGCACCCCGGCTTCGTCGAAGTCGATGCGCACGGGCGCCGACGAGGGGAGCGCGGGGAGGAAACCCGCGAGCCGGTGCAGCGTCGTGTCGAGGTCGGGGCAGTGGATGATCGCGTGCGAGAGCAGCGCGAATGTTCCGCGGGGCACGGGCGCGAGCCCGAGGCCCATGAGCTCGTCGTCGGTGATCTCGGCGGCGCCGAGCATGAACCGGGCGACGTGGTCGACGGTGAGCCGGGTGTCGGGATTGTCGAGCTCGTGGGCGGTGATCCCCGCGGCCACGAGAGCGGGGCCCAGGTCGATGCCCCGGCG is a window from the Tomitella gaofuii genome containing:
- a CDS encoding GyrI-like domain-containing protein, with translation MTAPHPYFPADAYDGVTVLDGPEVPLAVVEVRDFPLARMPELMDAVFPRLFPALASAGTTPAGPALALHTRMPTDTVDMAVGVPVTAPLAGPLDLGDGYTVVASAIPAGRVAATSHLGSYDGLGEAWGRFMGDVASAGHTPTTRFFEVYVTEPTPDADPAAMRTDLAVFLA
- a CDS encoding AraC family transcriptional regulator; translated protein: MTDPTGTLQTREEVGMAVRMVPVGFVQRALHASARRGIDLGPALVAAGITAHELDNPDTRLTVDHVARFMLGAAEITDDELMGLGLAPVPRGTFALLSHAIIHCPDLDTTLHRLAGFLPALPSSAPVRIDFDEAGVRFWFDTSVLPAAGADAWEDASVVADFGLLLAHRFAAWLTGRRLEPSSVELPYTDPAPVDVVAYHHMFGIPITFGSRDPAITFAAADLASPVVQDERSLRDFLRDSPGRLLSRRDYDSGLTARARRIVELGIRGTQPTASDVAAALAVSEPQLRRMLRQEGTSLGRLRESVLQEYAVAGLDAGESVDVISARLGFSEPSAFRRAFKRWTGKTPGEFR